From Aegilops tauschii subsp. strangulata cultivar AL8/78 chromosome 5, Aet v6.0, whole genome shotgun sequence:
TGAGTAACTGGAGATTCGTGGAGGGCTCCAACGTCTGGGTAGATTTGGTGGCGGTCCCGGCCAATTTCGCCATCGCCGCGGTGGAATTCGCGCTGTGGAGCTCCGCCTGGTGCTTCCTGGCCATCTTCTCCGTCAACTTCTGAGCAGGAATCTCGCGCTGTTTCTGATTCCCAACCTGTGGGGGTAGTTGTATAAGCAGACTGGATGAGGATTGCTATAATTGGGGCTGAAATGATTTTTTAGCTGATTTTTAAGAGGGAGGTCATTTTGACTGGTTGGGTTTGAGGATGGAGGAGAAGCTGTATGATGCCGGCAATGGCTCTGCTGGCAATCCGAGCGCTGAGGAAGCCGCTGGCAACTCGAGAGGCGAGGACGACTTCAGGAGCTGCTGTGGGGACGAGGAGGAGTGGGAGGACACGGAGGAGTCCTTCACTACCGGCATCTCCGAAGCGGAGCTCGACGAGACTTCAGTGCGGCTCTTCTTCAAGGGTGTGTCGAGCTCGGACGCGGATGGGAAGAAGCTGTCGGGGATCGGCGTGGTGATGGAGAGGACACCTGGGGTGCCTCTTCATAGGGTGCAGAAGAAGCTGGATTTCTATGTGGATGAGCTGGTGGCTGAGCACTTGGCACTCATGGATGGCCTGTTGGTGGCATTGCAGAAGGGCATACGCAAGATCTTCGCCTTCACTAATTCGGAGAAGCTATACTTCCAGGCAAGAGTTTCTGGTTTTTGCAGTAGATGTTCTATACTTGTTCGTATAACTGGCTACATTAAGATATTAGTTTCAGTCAGCTCACTGACTGATGATTTTTCAGTCAGACTTCGTGTTTGCCAAAAAAAAAAATCAACGGTCTCTTCAATTTAATCAAATCGAGTATTGCTGTTGCTTTCTTGAGGTGTATTCACAGGATGGTGCATTTCATCTTGGAAAATTCACAATCTTGACTGCTAAATCTGGATAACCATAAGCTAATTCTGATCTATTGGCCTCATGGCTGATTTATATATAGCGTAGTTATGGAAAAATGTTGTTAGAATTAAAATGTGGGGAACAGAATGGTGAAATGTGAATATGGAGTGAATGTTCACGCAGTGCCCTATTTAAGGTATTCCATGCAGAAGCTATAGAATACTTGCTAGTCTGATGTGGTATTTCTGTTCAATTAATTAACTTTCTCGCGGCAGTGTATCAAACTGAAACTATGCATATTTGGATTAAGTCAACTGAACAAGTCTttgttttctttatttttctgcGACAGATTGCAGAAGCTGAAATTCTTGAAGACCAGCTTTTGGTAGCTTTAGGACACAGGATTCTTGAACTGGTTGAGAAGCTGGAGGATTTTGATCTAATATTGCTTCCTAGCTTTGAACTTGAGAGGCCATTAAAGTTGGCCAAAGAAGCAATAGGCATCGTGTATGTATCTCCCTATGAGGTTGCCACCTGCCCGCTATGCTGCGAGGAAAGACGAGGTTCTCATATGATCAAGGTGGGCTGTTCCCACAAATTTTGCTACAGTTGCTTGATTGTGTATGTTGAAGGCAGGCTGCATGCCTCGAAGCTGCCTATTAGATGCCCACAGTTAAGGTGTAAATATCATATTTCGGCTGGTGAGTGCAAGTCATTCCTTCCGGTGAGCAGCTATGAGTCCCTGGAGAGCGCTTTCGCGGTGGGCGGCAGCACCTTTGACATGGAGGGGTTCTATTGCCCCTATCCAAACTGTTCGGTTTCGTTAGACCTCAGTCAGCACTTCTCCAGGGCGAGCTCGTCCAGTCAGTCGGACCTCAATTGCATCGAGTGCCCGGAATGCCACAGAGATATCTGTATCAACTGTGGAGTGCCATGGCACATCATGATGGGGTGTGATGAGTACCAGAGTCTGCCTGTCGAGGAAAGAGGTGCAGGAGACCTATCTTTGCATCGGCTAGCACAAAACAATAGTTGGAGGCGTTGTCAGAGATGTCGACGGATGATTGAACTAACGCAAGGCTGCTTCCACATGACTTGCTGGTATGCTCTGCATGTCCGTTCCCTGCATTTTCCAGATATTCGTAGCTTGAATTTGTCGTGTAGTTGCCTTCTGGTCGTTTCTTGTTAACCCTCAGATTCCCTGAGATGCATGAGATTTCGACAAAAGCATAAAAATAGTGAATCTTTAGAACATTATTTAAAATGGCTAGTAATTGCTGGCCTGTGAACTGAAGGATGTTACCACACAGAGCCTCAAATAATGTTCCTATTTAGTGCAGACTACTGGGCAGACTCTCATTTAGTATTGAAGATCCATTCATTCATTCATGTGTGTGTTTTCATGCGATTCTTGTATCCAGGCTAATGAAGGCCCTTTGCCATTTTCTACAGGTGTGGCCATGAGTTCTGCTACTCCTGTGGCGCCGAGTACAACAACGGCGTACAGGCATGCCAGTGCGTATTCTGGGATGAAGACAACGCTGAGCCCTCGGCGGCGCAGTCCTGCCAGGCATCTGAGATCTGGGCGTGGGACACCTTCGACTGCATGCCCACGGCCGCCGACGGCTACTCGGAGCAGGAGCGGGCGCAGCTGGCGCTCATCCAGCGGTTCCTGGCGGGGGGTTTCAGCCTGAGCGGCGACCACCACCACCTGAGCCAGCAGTCGTCGCCGCCCCGCTGCGCGGCGGACTCATACATTGTCGACACCATGAAGGACCTCCACCAGCTGCCGTGGCTCGAGCGGTTTGTGTCGGTGATGAGCGACACCTACAACGACGACTACATCCAGTGAATGAAGAGTTTAAAACTTGAATCATAGATATAGCATTAGAAAGAAGATATGAGAATGCCGCATATACCGATGACTTCCTGTTCGGAATAATGTGTTCCCCTGACAAAAAATCCACCCTGTCGAAAATTGGTTGATACTGGAAAAACAAAATGATACTTCCAcctttgtttgtttgtttgtttgttttgtTTGGCTGTCCCTCCATTATTCATTCTCTTTTGGTATCTTCTGCAACAGCAAAGAAGCTTGGTTACCTACCATTTTCCCTTTTCTGTTGGACAACATCATCAATTATTAAGTGGAAGGTGCGTGGTCGGCCACTGAATTAGAAAAATCTTCTCCTGATGCTTATATTTTATAATTTGATGTGAAAAGTAAGGCATAAAGCCAGGTAGACAAAAGCAACCCCAACAAAACTAAAATAGGAACAAAATGTTCTCCTAATAATTATTTTATAATTTGATGTGAAAAACTAAGCATAAAAGTAGACAAAAGCAAACCCCACAAAACTAAAATAGGAACAAACAGGATTACGAGAATCCATCGCAATGCCAAATGCAACCGCAAGAGAGAAGAAATAATGCGCAGGATCTTCGATAGCCACTCGACAGTAATATCCAGACTTGGCCCTGATCCAGACATGGAAATTTCTAGTAGCAAAACCTTTGTTGTACATAGATGGAATTTCTTCATACTTCGGCACAACAGCCAGATGGCATCAAGTTTAAGCATCTCACCACacaatcctataaatattttgaGCTCTGCATAGGCATGAATTTTCCAAGATAAGGTTATGTAACGTAACCAAAGCCAGTTAACTGACTGATGCACTTCTAGTAGCTAGGGACGACTACTGCTAACAAGACTCATCATGGTGATTGTCCTAGCATCCCACCGCTCGTGTCATAGCCCGCGTCATCGTCGTCTCCGGCACGATGCTTTCGAGCGAGCAGGTACTTCTCAAACTCCTTGAGGTAATCCAGGAGCAGCACGATAGTGAAGAGGAGGAACCCGCCAAAGTAGCTGCTACCACCCCcaccgcctccacctccgccgcctcctttGCCGAAACGGAACGGAGGGAACCCACCGCTTCCATCGTCCAACTTAGGTCCTTGAACCTTTCCTGAAACCAGAAGCAAAATTAAGCAATCCAAGTCGGCTGATTGTCCGCTCCGATGAGAACAAGATTTCGATTTCATGCAGTGTGAGAACAGAACAGAACAGAAAAAACCACCTTTGGGGTCAGATCGTTTGACAGTCGCGGTTGAAGATTTGCGCTGAACACTTTGGGTTTGAGCACTGCATTTTACACTCTGAAGCAAACAGAGTGACCACAAGAAAAAACGGTCAAATAAAGGATCTGATAGTGAAACAGGCCATAATCAATTTACCAAGCTGGCCCTTTCCCTTCTTCATTTAGACACATTCACAATTGAACGCAAGCATCATAGTGGGCAGATATAGTATATTACTAGCTTTTATTGAGCACTAAAGTTACGAGGTAGAACCGGAGAAGTGTACAAGTTATGAATCATGTCAAGCTCACGACCTGTTCTGCTCCCAACTTCCCATTTTGGACATGAAAATACAATAGATACTCCTAAATTCAATATCAACAATCTAATAAGAAATAATCAAATTTGAATGATAAACTCTCAACATTGAACACTCATTTTTACGTATAGGTTGATAAGAATAGATACGGATTCATTGAATATTTGTGACTTACCCTCAGTGTTGCTTTAGTAGAAACTTCCCGCTCAAATGAGATGCGGTTAACTTGAGTTGTCTGAAATTGTGAGCCTACACAAACCGTAACACATCGATAAGCATCTTCAGATGACACGCATAGGGATAAGAAGAAATGAATACTATAAGCATGCTAGGCAAAGCAGCATTCAGGAACCGCTGTCATGTGATTATGAAATTGTAATTGCTCAGACAGCAAATGGCGTGATGTCAAGATTTGAGTACTGGAATAGTTATACCAAGTTTCCTGAACAACATCACTAGGGCTGTAAAGTTGTAAGGTAACACGGTACTGCAAGGAGCAGATCATGAAAAGCTTCCGAAATGTGGTAACCAAAGAATTTTCCGACAGAGGAGCGAAATCACCATCAATACAGGACAATGATTAAAGGAGACATAAACATTGAAATCACTTCAGGAAGTAGTGGTTTGAGAGTCATACACTGGCTCGAAACATCTGTAATTGTTTTCCATACCAGCACTACAAATTTTGTGCTGCAGTTGAGCAACTATTTTGAGTTGTTTTTATAATCACAAAATGCATCTGTGTGCATTCTAAACAAGAACAAATCAACAAGGAGTCCCGAAGAATGACCGTAGGAAACATCTATCGACCAAATTAAGTGAACTCATTCTCAGCCTCGTACCATTTACAAAAACAACTCAAGGTCAAGGCTACATCAAGAACTGTGCGAAGAAAAGAAAAGGGTTAGTGTCCCGAAAACATAAACTTCACAGACATGGTTCAATCCTTGCCAGATTCAGGAACTTCTCCA
This genomic window contains:
- the LOC109751872 gene encoding protein FERTILITY RESTORER RF2, mitochondrial; translated protein: MVAMSTLAAGSLPGTVVPNGLLTRRFQGSQFQTTQVNRISFEREVSTKATLRSVKCSAQTQSVQRKSSTATVKRSDPKGKVQGPKLDDGSGGFPPFRFGKGGGGGGGGGGGSSYFGGFLLFTIVLLLDYLKEFEKYLLARKHRAGDDDDAGYDTSGGMLGQSP
- the LOC109751873 gene encoding E3 ubiquitin-protein ligase RSL1, whose translation is MEEKLYDAGNGSAGNPSAEEAAGNSRGEDDFRSCCGDEEEWEDTEESFTTGISEAELDETSVRLFFKGVSSSDADGKKLSGIGVVMERTPGVPLHRVQKKLDFYVDELVAEHLALMDGLLVALQKGIRKIFAFTNSEKLYFQIAEAEILEDQLLVALGHRILELVEKLEDFDLILLPSFELERPLKLAKEAIGIVYVSPYEVATCPLCCEERRGSHMIKVGCSHKFCYSCLIVYVEGRLHASKLPIRCPQLRCKYHISAGECKSFLPVSSYESLESAFAVGGSTFDMEGFYCPYPNCSVSLDLSQHFSRASSSSQSDLNCIECPECHRDICINCGVPWHIMMGCDEYQSLPVEERGAGDLSLHRLAQNNSWRRCQRCRRMIELTQGCFHMTCWCGHEFCYSCGAEYNNGVQACQCVFWDEDNAEPSAAQSCQASEIWAWDTFDCMPTAADGYSEQERAQLALIQRFLAGGFSLSGDHHHLSQQSSPPRCAADSYIVDTMKDLHQLPWLERFVSVMSDTYNDDYIQ